One window from the genome of Scyliorhinus torazame isolate Kashiwa2021f chromosome 3, sScyTor2.1, whole genome shotgun sequence encodes:
- the LOC140408264 gene encoding uncharacterized protein codes for MMKTVILFTCLVATVFANPVRKVRDASTSQENLAGNAFQFMNHRFYQTGQGYPGYNLNNMFPGRFGYSPNYQYPNNRGYEPYPGYTNYNGHDPFQQYPNTNDNVPGKQYPNYNPFLQNRHYPTLFNSYPWTMSRVNVLGANGAQMGALSTSSEVSTEDTNNMEGTLVRVPFLNMPFDVPDYGLVPNNGVPVVPGNRVPVVPDYWVPFRPGNERPFTPGVDTNAAGVGFDQQNSQDPATDVFDTEEPASVLPFSDYEQGMDSLGLNGEDDSMIGGSSEGVSQQNTIFNPFGLDVIYDQSWNNEEFSNQQTPNENLDEDDLTQEDETQNIGTNTMAFSQEEDDNDDGTESNLNVAVFNNNGPETQEQDNAQSTEDDLNQMNVAGTNQQINTQSIEDDLNQMNVAGANQQIDTQSTEGDLNQINVAGSNVNNGSDFNQDENGAGVNVHDSSKTDNIQSKLNSCKMVRCRHGRVCKLNEIGYPTCICQEPTSCPVSSPELQQVCGTNNRTYGNSCQFFASKCLLDGIKNGHIIHLDYVGPCKYIAPCLESELNEFPLRLRGWLKNILVEMYERDLYSPGLLSPKEKTTVKKIYDFERHLHPRDYSLDQLVNDFSQNYQMYIYPVHWQFSQLDLHPMDGYLSHTELAPLRTPLIPLEHCTSRFFGGCDLDGDKDISLREWSRCFGLKEEDINPNLVF; via the exons ATGATGAAAACTGTCATTCTCTTCACGTGCCTGGTGGCCACCGTGTTCGCCAACCCG GTCCGTAAAGTCAGAGATGCGTCCACCAGTCAGGAG AACCTAGCTGGAAATGCTTTCCAGTTCATGAACCACCGCTTTTACCAAACTGGTCAAGGTTATCCTGGCTATAACTTAAACAACATGTTTCCAGGCCGATTTGGCTACAGTCCAAACTACCAATATCCTAACAACCGTGGCTATGAACCATACCCAGGATATACCAACTACAATGGCCATGATCCATTCCAGCAATATCCTAACACCAATGACAACGTACCTGGCAAGCAATATCCTAACTACAACCCTTTCCTGCAAAATCGGCATTATCCAACACTTTTTAATTCCTATCCCTGGACAAtgagcagagttaatgttttgggaGCAAATGGTGCTCAAATGGGTGCCCTCAGCACAAGTTCTGAGGTATCAACCGAGGACACAAACAATATGGAAGGTACACTGGTCAGGGTGCCCTTTCTGAATATGCCATTTGATGTCCCAGATTATGGGCTGGTACCAAATAACGGGGTACCTGTGGTACCAGGAAACAGGGTACCTGTGGTACCAGATTACTGGGTACCCTTTCGACCAGGTAATGAAAGACCTTTCACACCGGGGGTAGACACTAATGCTGCGGGTGTTGGGTTCGATCAACAAAACTCTCAGGATCCGGCAACTGACGTTTTTGATACGGAGGAACCTGCTAGTGTtctcccattctccgactatgagcAAGGAATGGACTCATTAGGATTAAATGGTGAAGATGATTCTATGATCGGAGGCAGTAGTGAGGGTGTTAGCCAACAAAACACAATCTTTAATCCGTTTGGATTGGACGTGATATATGATCAATCCTGGAATAATGAGGAATTTTCCAATCAGCAAACTCCAAATGAAAACTTGGATGAAGATGATTTAACGCAAGAGGATGAG acccagaatattggtaccaacACGATGGCCTTTTCTCAGGAGGAAGATGACAATGATGATGGAACAGAATCCAATCTCAATGTAGCAGTGTTCAATAACAATGGACCAGAAACTCAGGAGCAGGATAATGCCCAATCCACTGAAGATGACCTCAACCAGATGAATGTGGCGGGTACCAATCAGCAGATTAATACTCAATCCATTGAAGATGACCTCAACCAGATGAATGTGGCGGGTGCCAATCAGCAGATTGATACTCAATCCACTGAAGGTGACCTCAACCAGATCAATGTAGCAGGTTCCAATGTCAACAATGGATCTGATTTCAATCAGGATGAAAATGGTGCTGGAGTCAATGTGCATGATAGCAGTAAGACTGACAACATACAAAGTAAACTCA ACTCTTGCAAGATGGTCCGCTGTAGGCATGGCAGGGTCTGCAAGCTCAATGAAATTGGTTACCCCACTTGTATCTGCCAGGAACCAACATCCTGCCCTGTAAGCTCCCCTGAACTCCAACAG GTCTGTGGCACTAACAACCGGACATATGGAAACTCTTGCCAGTTTTTCGCTTCCAAGTGTCTTCTCGATGGAATCAAGAACGGGCACATCATTCACCTGGACTACGTGGGGCCCTGCAAAT ACATTGCTCCGTGCTTGGAAAGCGAGCTGAATGAGTTCCCCCTTCGTTTACGTGGCTGGCTGAAAAACATTCTGGTCGAGATGTATGAGCGAGATTTGTATTCTCCTGGCTTACTGTCCCCGAAAGAGAAAACAACA GTTAAGAAAATCTATGACTTTGAACGGCATCTTCACCCTCGCGATTACTCCCTCGACCAGCTCGTCAATGACTTCAGTCAGAATTACCAAATGTACATCTACCCAGTTCACTGGCAGTTCTCTCAATTGGATCTTCATCCAATGGATGG